TGAACGTTTGAGTACCTGTTTAAAAGTCTTGGGTGGAGTGAATGAAATTCTCATTAAAGATGAAGTTTCCGATTAACTTTCGGAGAGCCTTTGATAGGTCTAAAGCAAACCCTTTTTACCCCCTTGAGCAACTAAGGGCGAGGTGATAACTATGGAGCTCCACTTTGACATGACCTATGAGGACGCCTACAGAGAAGTTTACGAGATGGTGAAGCCGAAGTACAAGCTCTTTACAGCCGGTCCCGTCGCGTGCTTCCCCGAGGTTCTCGCTATTATGAGCGTCCAGATGTTCAGCCACCGCTCTGCCGAGGCGAAGGCCGTTCACGTTGACACGCTCAACAGGCTCAAGGCCTTTCTCGAGGCCGACAAGGGGGAGATAATACTATTCCCGAGCTCCGGAACAGGCTTCATGGAGGCAGCAGTCAGGAATACGATTCCACGCGGCGGAAAGGTTCTTGTCACGGTTATTGGAGCGTTTGGAAAGCGCTTTGCAGATGTTGTGAACGCCAACGGAAGGGAAGCCGTTATCCTTGAGAAAGAGCCTGGAAAGGCCATAAAGCCCGAGGAACTCGACGATGCCCTCAGGAAAAATCCAGACGTCCACGCGGTTACGATAACCTACAACGAGACCTCAACCGGTGTCCTCAACCCGCTCCCCGAGCTGGCCAAGGTGGTTCAGGAGCACGACAAGCTCCTCTTCGTCGATGCGGTCTCAGCTATGGGCGGAGCGGACATCAAGTTCGACAAGTGGGGTCTCGACATGATATTCGCGAGCTCTCAGAAGGCCTTCGGCGTCCCGCCGGGACTGGCCGTAGCGGCTGTCAGTGAGAGAGTCTTCGAGATAGCCGAGAAGATGCCGGAGCGCGGCTGGTACTTTGACTTGCCCCTCTACAAGAAGTTCAACGAGAAGAAGAAGGGAACGCCCTCGACTCCACCGCTCCCGCAGATATTCGGTCTCAACGTCGTTCTCAGGATAGTTGAGAAAATGGGCGGCAAGGAAGCCTGGCTCGACATGTACAGGAAGAGAAGCGAGATGATAAGGGAAGGCGTGAAGGAGATGGGCCTCGGAATCCTCGCCGAGCCGGGCTACGAGAGCCCCACTATTACAGCTGTCGTTGTCCCGGAGGGAATGAAGGGAGTTGACGTTTACAACGCGATGCGCGAGAGGGGCTTCGAGCTTGCCAAGGGCTACGGAAGCGTCGCCGAGAAGACCTTCCGCATTGGCAACATGGGTTACATGACCTTCGACGACATAAGGGAGATGCTCGACAACCTCAGGGAAGTCATAGAGGAGCTCAAGAAGAAGTGATTCCAATTCTCCCTCTTTTCCCCTTCTTATCCCCCATAATTGAAGAATTTGGCTAAAGTACGAGAAAAGAAAATCGATGGTTAAAGAATCTGGATCAGCTCCCCGTCCTTGACCTTGTAAATCCTGTTTATCTTCCTGAGCCCGGTTCTCCAGTCCCTCGCCAGCTCGACAACCACGTCAAACCTGTTGAAAGTGTCCTCGTCTATCCTGAGCCAGTGCATAACCTCGCCTTTGATGTCATCAGTCAGCGCGAGTGACGTCACAATAAACGCATAGTCGTCTATTAGGGTCTTGAGTATCGTAGCGACGTCAACCGTGTGAACCGTATCGATGACAACGTAATCCGGGTTGATGCGCCTTATTTTCTCTATGACTTCAGAAGTTCTAACATCCGTAGAGCGCCTGTCGAACTCCGTGTCAACGACCTCGATGTTGGGCCTGAAGGGCTTGAACTCACCGTAGGCCGTGATAACGGCGATCTTCCATTCGTCGGGGACGTAGTGAAGGAGAGCCTCAACGAGCTTTGTCTTTCCGCTCCTGCTCGTTCCAACTATGAGGATGTCCTTTTTTTCGAGAACTGCCTCCCTGAGAACTTCCAGCTGTTCGGGCCTTGCGGAACCGTACCTGACGAGGTCTTCGGGGGTAAAGATGTAGACTCCCATGATACCACCGATTTTAGTTGTTTCTCAGTGGTTATAACGATATCGAGTCTCAAAACCCGGAAAAGATTGAACACTGCTATCCTGATTGGCACTACATTCTTGTCTTTATGTCAAAAATTTAGGAAATAATCTGTTAAAATTGGCCCAAATGACAGCTATTTTTGGATAAAAGACATAAAGAAGAAGCGCTCAATTATCCACCGGTGATGCTCATGAACGCAGTCCAGATGGTAAGCAGGAGAATAGAACCCGTTGTTAGGGTGCAGACCGAGGCCATAAGATACCTCACCAGCGAGCTGACTTCCAGAGGGTTTAGGTGGCTATTACCAGTCATGCTCAGCTCGATAACAGACCCGCTCTGGCCCGACCCGGCCGCGAGCAAGATGAGAGCGCCTGAGATTGAAGCGTATGGCAGTAAGCTGAAGCTCATGCACAGCATGATCCTCCATAAGCAGTTTGCTGTAGCAATGGGTCTGGAAAAGATCTTCGTCCTTTCGCCAAACATCAGGCTTGAGGAGAGAGAAAGCGACGACGGAAGACACGCCTACGAGTTCACCCAGCTCGACTTTGAAATATCCCACGCCAGCATGGACGACGTTATGAGGCTGGTAGAAGAACTAATCGTGGGCCTGTTCAGGGAGCTCAGGGGGCCAGTGTGGGAAACTTTTGAGAGAGAACTGCCGAGAGTGAAGCGGCCCTTCAAACGCTTTACCCTTGAAGAAGTTATTGAGGAGTTTGGCAGTGAAGAGAAAGCAAGCAGAGAGATGGGCGAACCCTTCTGGATAACAGACATACCAAGGGAGTTCTACGACAGGGAAGTCGATGGAGTCTGGAGGAACTACGATCTCTATCTCCCGGAAGGCTACGGCGAGGTCTCCAGCGGCGGCGAGAGGGAGTGGGAGTACGAGAAGATACAGAGGAAGATTAGGGAAGCGGGGCTGAGCGAAGAGGCCTTCAGGCCCTACCTCGAAGTTGCTAAGGCCGGGATGCTGAAGCCGAGTGCGGGGGCCGGGATTGGCATCGAGAGACTGGTCAGGTACATAGTCGGGGCGAAGCACATCGCCGAAGTTCAGCCATTCCCGAGAGTGCCGGGAATTCCGGCGGTGATATGAGCTTATCGTTCAATTTTTCCCTCAAGGTTCAGCTTTTTCAGGACGATTTCCCACTGCCTCTCGGGAACTTCGGGGGGAGCGGTAAGCTTCTCAGCCCTCTCCCTGTCCATTAAGCCGTACCTCACGAGGGCCGCTATCCTCCTGTGCTCAAAGGAGTGCCCGTGAACCTTGTAGTAGCGCTCAAGAGCCGGGCCAAGAACGAGGCAGTTGGTCGTGTAGCCTGGGAGCTCAGGGAACTCAAAGGGGAGCTTTTCCAGGATTTCAAACCTCTCGCGCTCCGTCATCAGGGAGAGTAGCCTTATCTGGATAACACCACCGCTCATGAGCCTGTAGGGCTTGTGGCCGAAGGGAAGCTCATGGCCGGTGATGATGTAGCGGTAGCCGTTTTTCAGGGCGTACTTTCGGAGTCTCTCCATCGTCCTCCTCGAACAGGCCCTGCAGGGACTTTGGGCCTTCAGCAGGGCCTCCCTGAAGATGTCCGAGTAGTCGTAGCGGAGGATTTTGAAGAGGACTCCAAGGGCCTCGGCCATCCTCCGGGCGTTCTCGATGGCTTCCTCTGCCATTAACCCGTGGTCTACCATTACAGCCTCAAGCTCCGGGACTTTGTAGACTTCCTTCGCCAGATAAAGGGCAACGACGCTGTCCTTCCCTCCAGAGTAAGCCACGATGGCCCTATCAACTTTCTCCATCAGCTCATCAAGTTCTCTTCTGATTTTCTCCCTGTCAAAGGGATGCTTTAGATAAACCTGGCACTCCCTACATATCGGATTTCCGTTGATTATGTCTATCGTCGCAGTCCTCTCATCATGAATGCAGATTGAACACTTCAGCACCACTAACCCCCACTCGGTCGGTGAATGGGGGTCTTAAAAACACTTCTCTCTTTACTTCTTTTGAAAGCCTCGCCGTTCACGGCGGGGAGAAGGTCAGCTTGATTCGTTTATCACCACCTTTAACCTGCGTCTCCAGAAGAACTCGACCAAGAGGTACGCGAGGACAACCACCCACCCGATTGCAGAATACGCCCTAAGGCGCATAAACGGGTCGCGGAACTCGGCGTCCACCGTGGATTTCCCCGAGACAGTAATCAGCGTAAGCCCCGTGCGGTCGTCCCTAATTGGTTCCACAAGCTTTCCGTTCACCCTAATTTTCCAGTGGGGGTAGTAGCTCTCGGATATCCGCACAAGCATCGGTCTCGACGGTGAGAGTCCAAGCGAGTACTCACCGTCCGATCTGGAAAAGAGCGTGTAGTTCAGGCTTCCATCGATCCCTGCGAGGCCGAAGATCAACTCCGCCTCCTTCTTTGAGTTCCAGTAGAGGCTGTGGTACAGGAGGTTGCCCCCAACGAGGTAGAGGGTGCCGTTTCCAAGCTTCACCAAACCGATTATAGCCTTATCCCCAACCGAGAGGAGCGGCGTCACGTTCTCAAAGACGGGACCGTACCAGGGCATTCCCTCGTACTCGAAGGGGGCAAAGATCGAGACGTTGAAGACATCAGAGCTTAGGCGAGAATTATCAATGCGCTCCATTACGCCGCACACACCAAAGAGGCATCCGCTCCCCTCGGGAACCCATACGACCGTACCGCCGTTCCTCACGAAGTTCCAGAGAAGACCCTCCTCTTCCTTTGACGGGTTTCCAGCGTAAACAACGCCAACGGAACCTGGTGGAATCGCAGCAAGGTTAGACGGATCCTCAAAGTAGGCGTAGTCCACCGGGAGGTCATAGAAGTTTCCAAGGAGCACTGCCCCAACGGGTTCAACGAAACTGACGTTGGAGGTGTAGATCCAATAGTTACCTATCCTCTCAATCCGAGAATAGTCTTTCACAGTGACGTTGATGGACGCCATCAAAAACTTCGCAGCGTAGATCTTGAGGTATAAGGATGCATCAT
This sequence is a window from Thermococcus kodakarensis KOD1. Protein-coding genes within it:
- a CDS encoding ATPase, T2SS/T4P/T4SS family, with the protein product MGVYIFTPEDLVRYGSARPEQLEVLREAVLEKKDILIVGTSRSGKTKLVEALLHYVPDEWKIAVITAYGEFKPFRPNIEVVDTEFDRRSTDVRTSEVIEKIRRINPDYVVIDTVHTVDVATILKTLIDDYAFIVTSLALTDDIKGEVMHWLRIDEDTFNRFDVVVELARDWRTGLRKINRIYKVKDGELIQIL
- a CDS encoding asparagine synthetase A, translated to MNAVQMVSRRIEPVVRVQTEAIRYLTSELTSRGFRWLLPVMLSSITDPLWPDPAASKMRAPEIEAYGSKLKLMHSMILHKQFAVAMGLEKIFVLSPNIRLEERESDDGRHAYEFTQLDFEISHASMDDVMRLVEELIVGLFRELRGPVWETFERELPRVKRPFKRFTLEEVIEEFGSEEKASREMGEPFWITDIPREFYDREVDGVWRNYDLYLPEGYGEVSSGGEREWEYEKIQRKIREAGLSEEAFRPYLEVAKAGMLKPSAGAGIGIERLVRYIVGAKHIAEVQPFPRVPGIPAVI
- a CDS encoding pyridoxal-phosphate-dependent aminotransferase family protein is translated as MELHFDMTYEDAYREVYEMVKPKYKLFTAGPVACFPEVLAIMSVQMFSHRSAEAKAVHVDTLNRLKAFLEADKGEIILFPSSGTGFMEAAVRNTIPRGGKVLVTVIGAFGKRFADVVNANGREAVILEKEPGKAIKPEELDDALRKNPDVHAVTITYNETSTGVLNPLPELAKVVQEHDKLLFVDAVSAMGGADIKFDKWGLDMIFASSQKAFGVPPGLAVAAVSERVFEIAEKMPERGWYFDLPLYKKFNEKKKGTPSTPPLPQIFGLNVVLRIVEKMGGKEAWLDMYRKRSEMIREGVKEMGLGILAEPGYESPTITAVVVPEGMKGVDVYNAMRERGFELAKGYGSVAEKTFRIGNMGYMTFDDIREMLDNLREVIEELKKK
- a CDS encoding 7-cyano-7-deazaguanine synthase, with product MLKCSICIHDERTATIDIINGNPICRECQVYLKHPFDREKIRRELDELMEKVDRAIVAYSGGKDSVVALYLAKEVYKVPELEAVMVDHGLMAEEAIENARRMAEALGVLFKILRYDYSDIFREALLKAQSPCRACSRRTMERLRKYALKNGYRYIITGHELPFGHKPYRLMSGGVIQIRLLSLMTERERFEILEKLPFEFPELPGYTTNCLVLGPALERYYKVHGHSFEHRRIAALVRYGLMDRERAEKLTAPPEVPERQWEIVLKKLNLEGKIER